One Apodemus sylvaticus chromosome 23, mApoSyl1.1, whole genome shotgun sequence genomic window carries:
- the LOC127673566 gene encoding formyl peptide receptor 2-like, protein METNSSTHLNGSEVVVYDSTISRVLWILSMVVVSITFFLGVLGNGLVIWVAGFRMPHTVTTICYLNLALADFSFTATLPFLLVEMAMKGKWPFGWFLCKLVHIVVDINLFGSVFLIAVIALDRCICVLHPVWAQNHRTVSLARKVVVGPWIIALILTLPIFIFMTTVRVPGGYVYCTFNFASWAKTDVEKLNAVITFLTTRGIIRFIIGFSMPLSIIAICYGLITTKIHKKAIVRSSRPFRVLTAVVASFFICWFPFQLVALLGTVWLKEMLFSADYKILDRLVNPTSSLAFFNSCINPILYVFMGQDFQERLIHSLSSSLERALSENSGQISGAHTNLASLPADIEMKAI, encoded by the coding sequence ATGGAAACTAACTCCTCCACCCATCTGAATGGATCAGAAGTGGTGGTCTATGATTCTACAATCTCCAGAGTTCTGTGGATCCTCTCGATGGTGGTTGTCTCCATCACTTTCTTCCTTGGCGTGCTGGGCAATGGACTAGTGATCTGGGTAGCTGGATTCCGGATGCCACACACTGTCACCACTATCTGTTATCTGAATCTAGCTTTGGCTGACTTCTCTTTCACAGCGACTCTACCATTCCTCCTTGTTGAAATGGCTATGAAAGGAAAATGGCCTTTTGGCTGGTTCCTGTGTAAATTAGTGCACATTGTGGTAGACATAAACCTATTTGGAAGTGTCTTCCTGATTGCTGTCATTGCCTTGGACCGGTGTATTTGTGTCCTGCATCCAGTCTGGGCTCAGAACCACCGCACTGTGAGTCTGGCTAGGAAGGTGGTTGTTGGGCCCTGGATTATAGCTCTGATTCTCACTCtgcccatttttattttcatgactaCAGTCAGAGTTCCTGGAGGGTATGTGTACTGTACATTCAACTTTGCATCCTGGGCTAAAACTGATGTAGAAAAGTTGAACGCAGTTATCACGTTTTTAACAACTAGAGGGATCATCAGGTTTATTATTGGCTTCAGCATGCCCTTGTCCATCATTGCGATATGCTATGGACTCATCACTACCAAGATCCACAAAAAAGCCATTGTTCGTTCCAGCCGTCCCTTCCGGGTTCTTACAGCAGTTGTGGCTTCCTTCTTTATCTGTTGGTTTCCTTTTCAATTGGTGGCCCTTTTAGGCACAGTCTGGCTCAAAGAGATGCTGTTTAGTGCTGATTATAAAATTCTTGATAGGTTGGTTAATCCAACCAGCTCACTGGCCTTTTTCAATAGCTGCATCAATCCAATTCTCTATGTTTTCATGGGCCAGGACTTTCAAGAAAGACTGATTCATTCCCTGTCTTCTAGTCTGGAGAGAGCCCTGAGTGAGAACTCTGGCCAGATCAGTGGTGCACACACCAATTTGGCTTCACTTCCTGCAGACATCGAGATGAAGGCAATATGA